AGTGTGACTATTTATCATTTACCATGGATAGGAATGAACATTTTTTAACATGGATAAATGAACATTTAGCATGACATGCTTTTAATCAAAAATATAAACTCATGTGCTTAATATTGTTGTGAGAAGAAACAATATTCTATATAAAAGAAGAACCAATGTTTTACGTAGTTTCGCATATGAACAAACAAAAGCACTaactattcaaaaatttaaaaagctACATAGAAGTTGTATGATATAGCAGGGGTATTTGATGTATTCATGAAGTATATGCTAACCAAGGTAAATTTACTAACTATTGATAACTATAAAGCACTAGCATCTGGCGCTACCTACGAAACGTCAAATTTGAGTTATCATAcaccaaataaaaaaaatcacagtTGTTCAAACACCAGCTGATACTGCCATTTGGCTATTCCCTAACATGTCCTAACTTCATGAATGTGAGGTATGTTACCTGTGGAGCAATGGCAGGCGCACCAGCAGAAGTAGGCGCAACCGAGGAAGAGGCAGGCCTGGTCGAGGAAGAGCTCGGTACAACAAAATGGGGACGATAGCTATTGTTCTTCATGCTTTTTCAAAATCTCAAACCTATTTAGAAATAACCAATCACATTAAGTGGAGAAAACAAGATACATTCTAGGAAACACATACACAATTGAAGTATTTAAAAGGAACCTAACTGGTGTTATTTGTTAATACATAATAAACGTTGCTCTTTCAAAGCAAAGAAAGTCTAGCCACAAGTAAACCAAAATTAAAACCACAAAAGAGAATTAAGACCAAAGCCAAATCATGCAGCATTTCATAATATAGAAACAATCAAGATAGCACCACTAGCAACAGATGATTTTGATTGCTCTTTGTAAATGATTGAATCATTTGAGTATTCATATTAAGTTTGTTTTGTAAATTACAGAAGATTAGAACACTTTGAGTTTTAAGTTTGAAGAAAATTACAACTTCTTTGAGCATTTAACATTGATGTTGCAACAAATCTATTTGTGATGTTCCATCTCAGTAGATTTTACAACAACTAACACAAAATTAACATGGAACACTCAATTGCAACAATAAATCCACACAAAAATCATGCAGAGCCGCTATGTGCAGTATGAAAACTAACATAAAAATTTGCATAATGATCTTCATGCCTCCTTGACTTTACATCATACCTAACAATTAACATATCATTCAATGACGAATCCAAACAATGAACCGAAACGATGAATTGAAACCTGAATCGAATCGCTCAATCGAACTGAAACATGAATAGAATCAGAGTCAGGAAAAGTATTCATAAAAATTCTACTAGATCTAAACTTAAATTAGGTTAATCAAACAAAATATTTTGGCCTAACAATTCAACATGAAGCAATTATCAATGAAAGAGTGAAATAACCAACCTAAAAATTGAAATCGCAAATCGTAGAGAAGAACTTGAAGATCACGGAACATGAATCGAAGACAATTGAGGGAAAATTTGAAGATCGCACAATTTTTCCATTGCTTTTTCTTCGTGTTTGTGAGAGAAGATTGTGTGAGTTTTGTTGAAGAGAGAAAAGTGAGGTGAAATTGAAAACAATCCGTTTTCAGCGTGTttcaatatttcaaaaaaaattcaaatttttaaaaactaaaattgagAAGTAAAAACCAAAATATGTTTTAGCTATTTctcttttttagtttttaaaagtgaaaaatacaaaacagtttttaaaaattatattttaaaaatagtataccaaataagtttttaattttttagtttttaaaaaccaaaaaactgttttttaaaagtgattcaaacacaccctaaatatttaaaaaaatcaagtaCATCCTCATTTATGCAAGAAATTCGTTGATTATGCAAAATAACATTGCATGCATTTTAAACTTTTCGCCAGAATATACATCATCAACTTCAACGTCCTCATCCCACAAGATTCATAAATCTTTAATTAATGGACTTAGATAAACATTTATGTAGTTACTAGGTTGTCGTGGTCCAGAAAATATCATACTTAATAACATATACTTGCGCTTCATGCACAACCAAGGAGATAAGTTGTAAATAGTGAGAAGAACAGGCCACGAAGAATGATTAGTGCTCAGATAACCAAATGGGTTCATTCCATTAGTGCCAAGCCCAAGCCTAAGGTTTCTTGTCTCAATTCCAATATTcggaaaaaacaaattaattttctttaattgCAACGAATCGGCTACATGGCGCATGTTTCCATTACATTtcctttcatctgcatgccaccTAATATTCTTTGTGTCATTCGAATTAGAACAAGTCTCTTAAATCATGAAAATATTTGCAAGTACCTTAACATTTTACCATGAGGATGCTTCCTATTAACATTTTCATAGTCATCACAATTGTTGGCCTTCAGCTTATAATGCGACACACCATATTTTAGACATTGATACAAGTCTTCATAATCTTTCatgtataatatgcaatcattagggCATGCATGTATTTTGATTTACTCCAAACCCATTGGACACAAATATTGGCCTCATAAAAACGATCTGGCAAATTGTTATCTTCGAGTACCATTTGCTTTAGCAAATCAAGTAATTCCGTAAAACTTTTATCAGACCATCCATTTTCCCTTCAGATTAAACAACTTTAACACCACAAACAATCGCATAAAACTTGTGCACCCCTTATAAAAAAAGGTGTATTTATCACTGCATAAAGTATCATAAATATGAGCATTCTTAAAACAAGATTCTCCAATATCACAGAACATGTCCTCTAGTTGATCATCCATATTCATCTTCATCCATATTTTGAATTTGTGGCGTCCGAACTCCCTCTTTATCCACATCACTATGCCACGTCCATATTGTATAATTTTGACATATACTATCACAACATAATTGATGGAATATTTCATCATTTGTACCTTTATCTATATTCATGCAATTAacacaaggacaataaaagaCATCATTATTGTCAGGAAGATTTTGATCAGCatattcaaggaattcaagaGCTCCTTTATCATAAATCGAACCTAATCTATCGGCTTTCATCCAACTACAATCCAAAACAACTTCTGAAATTTATACATAAATAATAATGTGAATGACACACCAAAATCTAAACCAAAACCACATCCAAAAACTAAAGCATattcataataaaaatataactcTAAACCTTAAACATATGAATATCCATCAcatgaatataatatttttgttCACTTCTATATCCAACAGAAAAACCAAAAGCATATGAAACATGTACAATATACGACATGAACACAAACAAAACAATATACAAATGGTAAATATGAACCAAGaacaatatacaacattgaacGAAATATGGAGCAAGCAACATGTTCCCAGAAAAATGAAAACCAAAGATGAAGAGTACCGTACTTCGAAGATAAGGACGAGAACAAGAATGAAGATATTGAAGACTTGCGATTCAAATGAACGAAGAGGGTGAAGATTTGagttccaaaatacataataagttttgttttcatttatcAGTAAAACCTTTAACCGCTGTTGAACAATTCAACTGTAGTGGAGATTTAAAAAATCTAACAACGGTTGAGTCAAACCACTGTTTTTACATCATTTTCGATTTATGTTTTCAATAATGGACTTAAGTGACACAAACTTAATGtactaaaaaaatgaaaaatgtagTTGCTGGGAATCAAAGCTGAGGAGCATAATTTATCACCACAGTTTTCAAGCACAACCCTCATTAAATTACTTTTAATAATCATCGAGCGCTTCAACTTTAACATATTACAACAGTGTATAGGATACCGTTGTAACTTGTGCATTGTTGTATATACTTTTGGTAGTAGTGACAATGTCTAGAACATCTTTCCCAATATTCAAAATGTAACTCAAATTCAGCAACCCAAGAGAATTACCACAAATTCCTCTATCAACTTAGGATAACCTGACCCATCATTTAACACTATCTTCAATAACTGAACATCACTAAGAAGCTCCATACCTTAATTATATTTAAGTGCTTCAACATAATGTTATTTTTCAAGAGTCATTTTCCTATGATGAGCACCATTCCTTTTCTTCCTAGCTGATTTCTTACTAATAACCACACATTTCTTCTTATTCTTGGGCGTCTTCTTTGTCTTGGTAGGATTAGGGATCTTCTTGGAAGGAGTCCTTTTAGCCTTAAGCACaacctttctattttccaccctTTTATTTGATATCTTGTCAGACTTCTTACTAAGACCATCATCTTTAGTCACATCTTCACTTATAGGAGCAGgtccatcatgaacttcattgCTATTAGGGATAGAATCCTCATCACTAATGACAGAATCATTAAAAACATCATCAATGTTATCACTCACATTATTTTCACCACATCATTCACTTCAAAATTAACAGGGGCAACTTGCCCATCATTCTTCTGAGTTGGAAACTCAATCATCAACATGTCATACATGTTGTCTGGCACATCCTGGTTGACATTTTTATTACTATATTTAAAAACATTAATATTATAACCACTCTCTTTAGTAGTCTTGTCAATAGAGGGAACCTTGTCTGACCCTACAGACTTGCTTCTTCTTAAACAGTCATTAATGGTGGAAGGGGAAAACTTCACACACTTTCCTCTGTCATACATCTTTCTATACTTATTGCTTCAATCAAGATTGCAATCATAAGAGATATTCACAATAAGCTCATTGATTAGTTTTTCATCACAAGGACCATTATTAGTAATTGTCTTCATTAATCCAGTAACTTTTTGTAAATTCATGATTTCCTTGCAATcaaaaacttcttcatctataatCCTTATTTGAAACACATATTTCAACTTTTGAAAACTTGTTTCAGAATGGAATGACACATTATCCATGGGGGCACGAGGAACATTCATAGGAATTATCTTTCCACCAACCTTTTTCCTTATGATGGACACTAAAACCTAGACATCTTCTTCAGCATATGTCTCAAAGTCACTTGATTGTATAAGCTTTCTCTTTAGAGACTTCTTCTCAACAGGTTTCACTTCAACCTTTCTTCTTGCACGCCTCACTTGCATTAATTTCTATAAGATTTCACACATCCAAACACCAAGAGCACCCCTTAGCTTTTAAATCTGAACATCATCTAAGGCTTTTGTGAGACTGTCTCGTTGATGCCATACTTGTATATCAAGGTAATACGTTAGAATTCCTACAAGACCTATCTCAAATGTAGATTGCATTTTATGAACAACAGGTTCCACCATCTTGAAGACATCAAAAGTGTCAGATTTTTCTTTAATAAAGTTAGTTCACGTGTATCTTGAAAAATCACCCACAcacataaaaacatttttttctacCAATACCTTCCACTTGCATAGACGCCATGAGGTCCATTTGAAGTAACTCAAGATCTTTTGAGGTGGTTAGATGTTGGAGATTCTTGTTGGACATCTTAGTCTGCTTACATATTTGAAAATATCCATAGATTTCACCTTCTTCAATTTTTCAGTTTTGGAAAACCCCTGATGGCTTCTTCAGATGTCATCTTCTTCATGCTCTTGAGGTTGAGATGACTAAGTTTCTAGTGCCATAACTTAGTTTATCAACCTTGGATATTAAACAAGATGAGGACTGAGATATCCCCATATAACAATTGTCCTTGGACCTGCAACCCTTCATTAGCACTTCATGGTCTTTGTTAGTGACAATACATTCATACTTATTGAATTTCACATTCAGACCTTGATCATATAATTGATTAATGCTGATCAAGTTTGTAGCCAGGCCTTCTaccaccaacacatcatcaaggAAAGGAACATCTAGACTAACCAGTTTTCCGATGCCCTTGATTCTACCTTTTGTTCCATCATTAAAAGTAACATAAATATTGGAGTAGGGTTTCAAATCTTCAAGATATGTCTTTTCTCCAATCATGTGCttggaacatccactatcaaaaaaCCAATATTCTCTTGaggaaactctaagagatgtatgagctATGAGACTTTTGGCTATTACTTTGGTTTTCCACACCTTCTTGTCTCCTTTTCTTTTGAGTTTTGGTTGACCATAGGACTGAGCATATCCATACAGCTTATAACAGTAGGGCCTTATGTGCCCATATCTTTCATAGTTATGACATCATGCAGAATTCTTGTAACCTTTATGTTGAGGCTACACATGTTGAGCATGATGCTGAGACATATGGTCCACAAAAATATGAATCTATTTTGCTATACAAAGTTTTTCTCAACTTGTAAACTATTTCAGGTCTTCTTTTGTGATAGTCAATAGGTTGACCTATGTAGACATACATCTTAGCTAACTCACCATGTAAGAATGCACTTTTTACAtcaaattgaaatttgatttgcaGTAATTGCTAAATTAATCATAATGGTTTTCCACGTAGCCATATGTGCAAATACTTCATTATAATCTATGTCATGCTTTTGGGAGTATTCTTTTGCCACTAATCTAAATTTATGCTTCTTTATTTCTACTATTTCATTGGAATTTGTTTTCTAAATCTACTTTACTCCAATAGTTTTTAGACCTTAAGGGAGGTGTGGTAAGTTCTCAGGTGTCATTATGGTCCTCAAATTTTACAGCTTCTTTTTAGCTGGTAGGATTTTCATTTGAACTGAACGCTGCAAGATGAAGCAGTtggtttttttctctattttccaaTTCAGTGACGTAATCATTAAGGTATCTTAGAGGTCTTCTAATTCTCCGAGTTGGTTCACGAGACTCGTCATTGCTTTCTTGACTTGTGTTTATTCCTGCTTATTCATGATTTCCTTCATTAATTTGAGTAGCAATCAATAATGCCTTGTTCTTCGGCTGCATTTTCTACTACACCTGAAATttcctaagagtgtgtttggatgaaggattttaatgaggtaatgtaatgttttgagggaatttaaaatgatttgcacaaaatttattgtttggatacaaaaatgaagaattgttaaaatgatgtcaatttatggagtattttatctaagttaaatttaatcattttgaaatgacaccaaaaaccaaaaaatttgaaattcctctcatactctatagaatgtatttgttgttattatttcttcaaattttgcaaattggtcctcatattttccaaagttATAAATTTAACcccaaaaaattgcaaattggtccttaataatttttaaatttcacaatttggtccttcaaatttttaaaaattgtacattgatccctacttttcaattttttatttggttcaaaaaatttaaattttataaaaaatgaccccaaaattctaacaatgaattatctcaatacttcatccaaacaaaataatttaaaaataaatggatttcaattgaatcatttaaattgctttgaattctaaactcttttaaaatttccaattacctcatccaaacacactttaAAATAAACTTCACTTTCAACATCTACATGCACTTGAGACTCTTCAAGACTCGCTTGTTTCTTCTTATTCCAGTTccaacaattctcaaaatgatatATATTCACTTTATATTTATGATACTAAATAAactccaataattaattaaactaatttaataaaaCTAATATGCTCTTGTCCATAATTTTACCATTTTCCTTAATTGAAAATCTTAAATTTTAAAACAGAAAATCAAACTAAAGAGGAAAATGACAAACTTATTAAAATAGAGGACAGATatgtttaacaaaaaaaaaaaagttagctGGCCTAACTGATACACGTGATTTGGCGCCGACAAAAATGAATAAAGGCTTTAGAGTAGAATACCGCATTGGTGGGGAATGATCCAATATTTTTCTTATCGCTACTTCTAGTAACATTATCCATTATTAAAGTACATTGCGGCTTTAAATTATTGAAACATCCACTTCAAAAGTGCTTCCAAACTTTCTTCACATTTTCTCTCAAAAAGAATCGATAATGGAAGGAATAGAACACAGAACAGTGGAAGTGAATGGCATCAAAATGCATATTGCCGAGAAAGGCAAAGAAGGACCTGTTGTTTTGTTCCTTCACGGCTTCCCTGAACTCTGGTACTCATGGCGCCACCAGATTGCTGCTATTGGTTCCCTCGGTTACCGCGCGGTGGCTCCGGATCTCCGTGGTTACGGGGACACCGATGCTCCGTCTTCAGTAAGCAGTTACACAGGATTTCATATAGTAGGTGACCTTGTTGCTCTCATTGATTTACTCGGTGTTGAACAAGTGTTCCTCGTGGCTCATGATTGGGGTGCTCTCATTGGTTGGTATTTATGCATGTTTCGTCCTGAAAGAATCAAAGCCTATGTGTGTCTCAGTGTTCCCTTACTCCGTAGAGACCCCAAAGTCAGAACCGTTGATGGCATGCATGCTGCTTATGGAGATGATTATTATATCTCCAGATTTCAGGTCCTCTGTTTCTTTGTTTATATAAAATGAAGTGAGAATAGATCTATAGTTTATATGTCATAGTTGTTGTTATTGATCCATATCACAGGAACCGGCCAAAATGGAAGCTGAGATGGCTGAAGCTGGCACTGCATATGTGATGAAAAATATTCTCACAACTCGCCAAACTGGTCCTCCGATTTTTCCCAAGGGAGAGTATGGAACTGGATTCAACCCGGATACCCCTGATACTTTGCCATCTTGGCTCACAGAAGATGATCTTGCTTATTATGTCTCCAAATTTGAGAAAACTGGCTTCACCGGAGGATTGAACTACTATAGAAACTTTAACCTGTAAGGTTTTGATTCTCTGTGCTGTCTCAGATTGTTTTCCAtaaatttattttgacataattcTAATGCCAGCGAAATTATTACTTGTATTGCAGAAATTGGGAGCTGATGGCACCGTGGAATGGAGTGAAAATCAAGGTGCCTGTGAAATTCATTACTGGTGAGTTAGATTCGGTATACACCTCGCTTAACATGAAAGAGTATATACATGGTGGAGGTTTCAAGGAAGATGTGCTCAATTTAGAGGAAGTGATTGTGCAGAAAGGGGTGGCTCATTTCAATAATCAGGAAACAGCAGAGGAAATTAACAATCACATTTACGAATTCATCAAGAAGTTTTGAGCTGATCTGTCAATAAAATAATCCGGCATTATATTTGCAATAATGGTTCACTTGTACTTGGTACTAGATATTGGATCTATGTCTCTGTTTCGAAATAGCTCTCCACCAGTGTTAACAGAAAGAATCTGTATTTTGTTACTATTTCCTTTAAATAGAAATATGATCTTGGCTTGTCTTCTACTCTCATCCTTCCTAAACTAGTTAAAAGTGTGAGAGACAGTTATGCCCAATCCACGTTTTAGGatgtttgataaaaaaaaatatttaactttaaAGACGTACTTTAAAGAAAGCCATTATTGAAGAATTATATGAAAATTGCAAAAAGAACTCATTTTATTGAAGATTGCCCTTAGAAAAATCCTTTGGTTGTGTCGAATGGGACTACTTAAAGGAGGTCATGTCCCAAGATGAATTTTTGTGTTAGGTGGAGAAATGGATTATGGAAGGCCTCAACTCAGCATTTTCTTCTGGGTTGATTATTAATGAAAGTTGTacaacataatttatttttagaaGGGGTTTGAGACAATGCAATCCTCTTTAATCTTTTTAATTCTTGATCGTTTCTAAAAGTCTTAATTTTGTGTTAAAAGTATCGGTCAAGGCGGTTTATTTATAGGCTATCAAATAGTAATTTATTCTCATCTTTAGTATATGACACTCTAATTTTGAGAGA
The Vicia villosa cultivar HV-30 ecotype Madison, WI linkage group LG6, Vvil1.0, whole genome shotgun sequence genome window above contains:
- the LOC131610559 gene encoding uncharacterized protein LOC131610559, producing MEGIEHRTVEVNGIKMHIAEKGKEGPVVLFLHGFPELWYSWRHQIAAIGSLGYRAVAPDLRGYGDTDAPSSVSSYTGFHIVGDLVALIDLLGVEQVFLVAHDWGALIGWYLCMFRPERIKAYVCLSVPLLRRDPKVRTVDGMHAAYGDDYYISRFQEPAKMEAEMAEAGTAYVMKNILTTRQTGPPIFPKGEYGTGFNPDTPDTLPSWLTEDDLAYYVSKFEKTGFTGGLNYYRNFNLNWELMAPWNGVKIKVPVKFITGELDSVYTSLNMKEYIHGGGFKEDVLNLEEVIVQKGVAHFNNQETAEEINNHIYEFIKKF